One genomic region from Bacteroidetes Order II. bacterium encodes:
- a CDS encoding Gfo/Idh/MocA family oxidoreductase: MTHLPPKPLRWGVLSTSRIGLNAVIPALQTSPFAEVVAISSRNLAQAKALAEKVGIPKAYGSYEDLLQDSEVDVVYNPLPNHLHLPYTRAALKAGKHVLCEKPLTLNTEEAVEMAQIAEQFPSLKIMEAFMYRFHPQWDLVKTWIDTGRIGRVQTVRSVFTYFNDDPTNIRNGALPGGGGLLDVGCYCLSAMRLLLDREPKRVLALVEDDPVFKVDRLVTALVDFGDVQASFICGTQAERQQVVEVMGTTGRILLEMPFFQPDNQSAKLTLVQDGRAEDHTTEPVNNYVQMCEAFSQAIWGQFSVPISLAASVANMRAIDAVFASKTTGGWVNV, translated from the coding sequence ATGACGCATTTACCGCCAAAGCCCCTGCGTTGGGGCGTATTAAGTACCTCCCGAATTGGTCTGAATGCTGTGATTCCGGCCTTGCAAACCAGCCCATTTGCCGAAGTGGTGGCTATTTCCTCCAGAAATCTTGCGCAAGCGAAGGCTCTTGCCGAAAAAGTGGGCATTCCCAAAGCCTATGGTAGTTATGAGGATTTGCTTCAGGATTCGGAAGTGGATGTGGTGTACAATCCGTTGCCCAATCACTTGCACCTGCCCTATACACGCGCCGCACTGAAAGCCGGAAAACATGTCTTGTGTGAAAAACCGCTCACGCTCAACACCGAAGAAGCGGTCGAGATGGCCCAAATCGCCGAACAATTCCCCTCCCTCAAGATCATGGAAGCATTTATGTATCGGTTTCATCCACAATGGGACCTGGTGAAAACATGGATAGACACGGGGCGAATCGGGCGGGTGCAAACGGTTCGCTCGGTGTTTACCTACTTCAACGATGATCCAACGAATATCCGCAATGGGGCTTTGCCAGGTGGGGGTGGGCTTTTGGATGTGGGGTGTTATTGCCTTTCGGCGATGCGGTTGTTGTTGGATCGGGAACCAAAACGGGTGCTGGCTTTAGTAGAGGACGATCCGGTATTTAAGGTAGATCGCTTAGTGACGGCTTTGGTGGATTTTGGCGACGTGCAGGCCTCTTTTATTTGCGGCACCCAAGCCGAGCGACAACAGGTAGTGGAGGTAATGGGCACGACTGGACGCATCCTACTCGAAATGCCCTTTTTTCAGCCCGATAACCAGTCCGCCAAACTTACATTGGTGCAGGATGGCAGGGCAGAAGACCACACAACCGAGCCTGTGAATAACTATGTGCAAATGTGCGAGGCTTTTTCCCAAGCCATTTGGGGACAATTCTCGGTCCCTATTTCCCTTGCTGCGTCTGTTGCCAATATGCGAGCGATAGATGCCGTATTTGCGAGTAAGACGACTGGCGGTTGGGTGAATGTATAA
- the aceB gene encoding malate synthase A, translating to MKVLMENVAFIPEALADNVDIHQSAKTKKAIAILPPRVVQVLEKLHIQFQPERKRLLEVRKVRQLAYDAGVLPDYPTETNPEARLNWQVPAIPADLQKRRVEITGPVNSAKMVVQMLNRNEAGYRADTAMLDFEDSMKPSWENVVDGVLNVIAVAENRLQTIENGKHYVLNPDDQAVMMVRVRGLALEESNLRINGEPISGGLFDLVLTWMHTAPKLIAQGKTPKYYIPKTEYHEEARWWNAVFVALEEEIGVPEGTLRATFLIETLPAAFEMEEILYEFRTHAAGMNVGRWDKIFSDIKVLKNHPNRVMGDRATITIQPDTPWMYQYARRLIQVCHKHGAFAIGGMAAFTPGKTPELRAAQTAKVVADKELEVSLGHDGCWVSHPYFIRPALEQFTRDNQLEVLQHDLENQPDLLPQGRGPYTIEGLRTNVRVGIAYQEGWSRGIGCVAWDNLMEDLATLEISRAQVWQWLKHGITLEDGRMVTKALVSLVFEEELQKIEQELVDANASIQVLTAFKKAAFDAESLFLQEDFRPHLAIASSLAQ from the coding sequence ATGAAAGTCTTGATGGAAAATGTTGCTTTTATTCCGGAAGCGCTTGCGGATAATGTAGATATTCATCAGTCTGCTAAAACGAAGAAAGCCATTGCAATTTTGCCTCCACGTGTTGTTCAGGTACTTGAAAAATTACATATCCAGTTTCAGCCAGAGCGGAAAAGGCTTTTAGAAGTACGCAAAGTGCGGCAATTGGCATATGATGCAGGCGTTTTACCCGACTACCCTACCGAAACAAATCCGGAAGCGCGTTTGAATTGGCAGGTTCCTGCCATCCCGGCTGATTTACAGAAGCGACGGGTCGAAATCACGGGGCCTGTAAACAGTGCCAAAATGGTGGTTCAAATGCTCAACCGCAATGAGGCCGGATATCGGGCGGATACCGCCATGTTAGATTTTGAAGACTCTATGAAGCCGTCGTGGGAAAATGTGGTGGATGGGGTGTTGAATGTGATTGCTGTAGCCGAAAACCGCCTACAGACCATAGAAAATGGAAAACATTATGTGCTCAATCCAGATGATCAGGCCGTAATGATGGTACGGGTTCGTGGGCTGGCACTCGAAGAATCCAATCTTCGCATCAACGGGGAACCCATTTCAGGCGGGCTTTTTGATTTGGTGCTGACATGGATGCATACGGCCCCAAAACTGATTGCACAGGGCAAGACGCCCAAGTATTACATTCCGAAGACCGAATACCACGAGGAAGCACGTTGGTGGAATGCGGTTTTTGTCGCCCTTGAAGAAGAAATTGGGGTTCCTGAAGGCACGCTCCGGGCCACTTTTTTGATTGAAACCCTTCCTGCTGCTTTCGAAATGGAAGAAATTTTGTACGAATTTCGTACCCATGCTGCTGGCATGAATGTGGGGCGTTGGGACAAAATCTTTAGCGACATCAAAGTCCTCAAAAACCATCCCAATCGCGTAATGGGTGATCGGGCCACGATTACCATTCAGCCCGATACGCCTTGGATGTACCAATATGCCCGTCGGCTGATTCAGGTTTGTCATAAACATGGTGCATTTGCTATTGGTGGGATGGCCGCCTTTACGCCAGGTAAAACGCCAGAGCTACGGGCTGCCCAGACGGCAAAAGTAGTGGCGGACAAAGAGTTGGAGGTGTCGCTGGGGCATGATGGTTGCTGGGTATCGCACCCATATTTCATTAGACCAGCTTTGGAACAATTTACACGGGACAACCAATTGGAGGTGCTTCAACACGATTTGGAAAACCAACCGGACTTGTTGCCGCAAGGCCGAGGGCCATATACCATCGAAGGCCTACGAACCAATGTACGTGTGGGGATTGCTTATCAGGAAGGGTGGAGCCGTGGTATTGGTTGTGTGGCATGGGATAACCTGATGGAAGATTTGGCGACGCTGGAGATTTCGCGGGCACAAGTGTGGCAATGGCTGAAACATGGCATCACTTTGGAAGATGGGCGGATGGTCACCAAGGCCCTGGTTTCTTTGGTTTTTGAAGAGGAACTTCAGAAAATTGAACAGGAATTGGTGGACGCCAATGCCAGCATACAAGTACTAACCGCCTTTAAAAAAGCTGCATTCGATGCCGAATCGTTGTTTTTGCAGGAGGACTTTAGGCCACATCTGGCCATTGCTTCCAGTTTGGCGCAGTAA
- a CDS encoding helix-turn-helix domain-containing protein, with translation MTSENLRFILGLKIKTQRTERHLSLRDVAEKTGLSISYLSEIEKGKKYPKPEKLLLLSQVLDLSFDNLVSTQLTDQLDPLKTLLGSEMMRSFPFEIFGITGQDLLELVAGEPHSASALIQTLSEIVGEYDMHIDHFLHAALRSFQAMKRNYFPELEEAAVQFRKTYQWSIQNDPSGDALVHLAQKHFGQHVFFDGLPDALGMPEIRSVRIEGAPERLYINPKLWASQRIFILLRELGFKILTLPDAPVVSGSQLGPPKTFEGLLSYFKASYFAGAVMLDGDTIVDELQKLFSKTHWDVQHFSQIKARYAVTPELFLYRLSQLVPGKLGLRHLYYQRFTHPIGSDDFLLTKRLNLSPVFMYHGKGLNEHYCRRWTALAQLRALSQFPPSSPHQEAVSLKRLEFMDAQANFLSLSISRRLLLKERHLSAITIGLMMDEQLKSVVKFWNDPSIAVVQVNETCERCSLSPLSCTDRVAPARIYDQHIQEQKQQEIFQNWIQNIKQS, from the coding sequence ATGACCTCAGAGAACCTCCGCTTCATCCTTGGACTCAAAATCAAAACACAACGCACCGAGCGCCACTTGTCTCTCCGCGATGTTGCCGAAAAAACAGGCCTTTCCATCTCGTACCTCAGCGAAATTGAAAAGGGCAAAAAATACCCCAAACCGGAAAAGTTATTATTGCTGTCTCAAGTATTGGATTTATCCTTCGACAACCTCGTTTCTACCCAATTAACAGACCAACTCGATCCGCTAAAAACCCTCCTTGGGTCCGAGATGATGCGCTCTTTTCCTTTTGAAATTTTTGGAATAACGGGCCAAGATTTGCTTGAATTAGTGGCAGGCGAACCCCATAGTGCCTCTGCCCTCATCCAAACCCTTTCCGAAATTGTGGGTGAATACGACATGCACATAGACCATTTCCTTCATGCGGCCCTGCGTTCGTTTCAGGCCATGAAGCGGAATTATTTTCCCGAACTCGAAGAAGCCGCCGTACAGTTCCGGAAAACCTATCAGTGGTCTATACAAAACGATCCAAGCGGCGACGCCTTGGTACACCTTGCCCAAAAGCATTTTGGACAACATGTATTTTTTGATGGCCTTCCCGACGCACTGGGTATGCCTGAAATTCGCTCGGTAAGAATCGAAGGGGCACCAGAACGGCTCTACATCAATCCCAAATTATGGGCTTCACAACGGATTTTCATCCTGTTACGCGAATTGGGATTTAAAATATTGACCCTACCGGATGCGCCCGTGGTTTCAGGAAGCCAATTGGGGCCTCCTAAGACATTTGAGGGCCTGCTCTCATATTTTAAAGCCTCCTATTTTGCCGGAGCGGTCATGCTGGACGGCGATACCATTGTTGATGAGTTGCAAAAATTATTCTCTAAAACGCATTGGGACGTACAACACTTCTCCCAAATTAAAGCACGTTATGCGGTAACGCCAGAACTATTTTTGTACCGACTCAGCCAACTCGTCCCCGGAAAACTGGGTTTGCGCCATTTGTACTACCAACGGTTCACCCACCCCATCGGCTCCGATGATTTTTTGCTGACCAAGCGACTAAACCTTTCGCCTGTTTTTATGTACCACGGAAAAGGACTCAATGAGCACTATTGCAGGCGCTGGACGGCATTGGCCCAATTACGTGCATTGTCGCAATTCCCTCCCTCTAGCCCACACCAAGAGGCTGTCAGCCTAAAACGACTGGAGTTTATGGATGCACAAGCCAATTTTCTCAGTTTGTCCATCTCACGACGGCTACTCCTGAAAGAACGACATCTTTCCGCCATCACCATCGGCTTGATGATGGACGAACAACTCAAGTCGGTCGTTAAATTCTGGAACGATCCTTCAATCGCCGTCGTCCAAGTGAATGAAACATGCGAAAGATGTAGCCTATCCCCGCTTTCTTGTACCGACCGTGTTGCTCCTGCACGCATCTATGACCAACACATACAAGAACAAAAGCAGCAAGAAATTTTCCAAAACTGGATCCAGAACATTAAGCAATCGTGA
- a CDS encoding cytochrome P460 family protein — protein sequence MKPLLPIFFFVFILGCDNTPTPDPDPNPNPDTRTTDQVLYDFAKSATGYVWYKKSDALLPKSSGSGHTAPLMRTRFNTIASAKLDATGKVQASANFPDGSVIVKELITSSGDLSLYAILYKKTGHQDADAKGWVWGYINPDGSTRISASQKGNACISCHSQNGNIDYVLMNKFFP from the coding sequence ATGAAACCCCTTCTGCCGATCTTCTTTTTTGTCTTCATCCTCGGTTGCGATAACACCCCAACACCCGATCCTGATCCCAACCCCAATCCGGATACCCGCACCACAGATCAGGTTTTGTACGATTTTGCCAAGTCCGCAACAGGATATGTCTGGTATAAAAAATCGGATGCACTTCTCCCCAAAAGCTCGGGAAGCGGGCACACCGCCCCATTGATGCGCACCCGATTTAATACCATTGCCTCTGCCAAATTAGATGCCACAGGCAAAGTACAAGCCAGCGCCAATTTTCCTGATGGCTCGGTCATTGTGAAAGAATTGATAACGTCAAGTGGAGACCTTTCTTTATATGCAATACTCTACAAAAAAACGGGACACCAAGATGCCGACGCAAAAGGATGGGTATGGGGCTATATCAATCCCGATGGCAGTACTCGGATATCGGCTTCGCAAAAAGGAAATGCTTGTATCTCGTGCCATTCACAAAATGGGAACATAGACTATGTGCTGATGAATAAGTTTTTTCCGTAA
- a CDS encoding sigma-70 family RNA polymerase sigma factor has product MPTSTPQNDFSALFQRYRDGDRTALDELWPLVYPQLRQVAHRHRVQWKQDETLNTTALIHEAYLRLVENHLHVAQDQVHFFALASRVMRSIILDYAKHRNRQKRGGNALHVPLDFAIELSDNEAEHLIELDEALQKLEVFDERGARIIEMRIFGGMSLAETAEALAISIPTVTRNTKSAQAWLYRFMHDEDLPNLEQRNG; this is encoded by the coding sequence ATGCCCACTTCCACACCTCAAAATGATTTTTCCGCATTATTCCAACGCTACCGAGACGGCGATCGCACCGCATTAGACGAACTTTGGCCATTGGTATATCCTCAGTTGCGGCAAGTTGCCCACCGACACCGTGTGCAATGGAAACAAGACGAAACCCTGAACACGACCGCCTTGATACACGAAGCCTACCTGCGTTTGGTCGAGAACCATTTACACGTTGCACAAGATCAGGTCCATTTTTTTGCCTTGGCATCACGGGTCATGCGGTCTATTATTTTGGATTACGCCAAACACCGGAACCGCCAGAAAAGAGGTGGCAATGCCCTGCATGTACCGCTTGATTTTGCCATCGAATTGTCTGACAATGAAGCCGAACATCTGATTGAATTAGACGAAGCACTACAGAAATTGGAAGTTTTTGATGAACGGGGCGCACGGATTATCGAAATGCGGATTTTCGGGGGTATGTCTCTCGCAGAAACCGCCGAAGCACTGGCCATTTCTATTCCGACCGTTACCCGAAACACCAAGTCTGCACAGGCATGGCTATACCGCTTTATGCACGATGAGGACCTCCCCAATCTGGAACAACGGAATGGATGA
- a CDS encoding serine/threonine protein kinase: MRTSPIWNNGMDDRARWLQIQAAFDDLLDLPESAQAEALSHLPLPLQTEVAALLRAAEKAEAYLGEAEQTIRKSIRPPNRTDVQVGPYLLQSLLGEGGMGTVYRAKRIDGAYDQEVAIKVLQNTLSPGLRQRFLAERQILANLRHPHIAQLVDGGTTSEGLPWLAMELVEGEPITSYCVQKELPQEARIQLFLQVCEAVRFAHRNLVVHRDLKPSNILVTPEGKVKLLDFGIAKLIESDTPQYQTVSRHIWLTPAYASPEQLQGESITTSSDVYQLGRILYELLTPNQISSSTRKSGHTSQKQPFTSNSLPRSREKYFPIGKRFFFAKTAVHELDAICQMALRTEPERRYGTVEALITDLQHFLEGLPVAAQRDTLGYHVKKFVSRHRLPVVIGIAAILIVFGSAIFMALQQQEIREERDRARSEAERAQLVASFMEEMYALGESDAARGGIIQVNRLLEQSEAKLHRIGAYNPGVRGQLMDVIARAHTQLGNHRKALSLRFQSLKLKQQTFGEQHVETAITLEDLTSSYMYLFIPDSAAHYMEKSLTLYKKLLPPNDPKTLYARLHLGTVREAQHRHPEAIALYQQTEVGYQSLSNPPQKDIANLYNSWGYALLTNRQYDAAEPILAKALSAAIRHNNGHHEITPMILGSHGLMYAGQRKLRPAADMYARVVETRAGLLGWHNKRIVLSLHYLGNFQLAAGMDREALKTYQKIAEIQQNLATFTAEEKGLNAFYQALLYYRLSEFAPAKQAFSEAKSLLVAQITPSTDLKRRLQHIRLLFLRTLFEAPNVFPILENELYLLNATYLNAPEALEAKGLLADLYLQKGDLERAEETLLSAHEALEQLPGMNLRFQIQIWSRLHRLYIRWGKLDLAKKWRVS; the protein is encoded by the coding sequence ATGAGGACCTCCCCAATCTGGAACAACGGAATGGATGATCGCGCCCGGTGGTTGCAAATTCAAGCAGCCTTTGATGACCTTTTAGACCTACCCGAAAGCGCACAGGCGGAAGCCTTATCCCATTTGCCCCTTCCACTTCAGACAGAAGTAGCGGCCCTGCTACGGGCTGCCGAAAAAGCAGAGGCCTATTTGGGAGAAGCCGAACAAACCATTCGCAAAAGCATTCGTCCGCCCAACCGAACAGATGTTCAGGTAGGACCATACCTGCTTCAGTCATTATTGGGAGAAGGGGGGATGGGTACGGTGTATCGCGCCAAACGTATTGATGGTGCTTACGACCAAGAAGTGGCCATAAAAGTTTTACAAAACACGCTAAGTCCAGGATTACGTCAGCGGTTTTTGGCCGAACGACAAATTTTGGCCAATCTTCGGCACCCCCATATTGCACAATTAGTGGATGGCGGCACCACTTCGGAGGGTCTCCCTTGGCTAGCGATGGAACTGGTAGAAGGTGAACCCATTACGTCCTATTGTGTTCAAAAGGAACTACCGCAAGAGGCGCGCATCCAATTGTTTTTACAGGTTTGTGAAGCGGTACGGTTTGCACACCGGAACTTAGTGGTTCATCGAGACCTTAAGCCGTCTAATATCCTTGTCACTCCCGAAGGAAAGGTTAAATTATTGGATTTTGGAATCGCAAAACTGATTGAATCCGATACACCCCAATACCAAACCGTTTCCCGCCATATCTGGCTGACGCCTGCCTATGCCAGCCCCGAACAATTGCAGGGCGAATCCATCACCACATCTTCGGATGTCTATCAATTAGGACGCATTCTTTATGAACTCCTAACGCCAAACCAAATTTCTTCAAGTACCCGAAAATCAGGCCATACCTCTCAAAAACAGCCATTTACATCCAACTCATTACCCCGCAGTCGGGAAAAGTATTTCCCAATCGGCAAACGTTTTTTCTTTGCCAAAACTGCCGTTCACGAATTGGACGCTATTTGCCAAATGGCCTTGCGAACCGAACCCGAACGCCGATACGGAACCGTAGAAGCATTGATAACCGATTTGCAACATTTCTTAGAGGGCCTTCCCGTAGCCGCCCAGCGCGACACGCTTGGCTACCATGTTAAGAAATTTGTATCACGTCATCGGCTTCCTGTTGTCATTGGCATCGCAGCCATACTCATTGTCTTTGGATCAGCCATTTTTATGGCCCTTCAGCAGCAAGAAATCCGCGAAGAACGAGACCGCGCCCGCTCAGAAGCCGAACGTGCGCAATTGGTCGCTTCGTTTATGGAAGAAATGTATGCACTGGGGGAATCGGATGCCGCACGCGGGGGCATTATTCAGGTGAACCGACTTTTGGAACAAAGCGAAGCCAAATTACACCGTATTGGGGCGTATAATCCGGGTGTTCGGGGGCAGTTGATGGATGTCATTGCCCGCGCCCATACCCAACTTGGAAACCACCGTAAAGCCTTGTCTTTGCGGTTTCAATCCTTAAAGTTGAAACAACAAACCTTTGGCGAACAGCATGTAGAAACCGCCATTACCTTAGAAGACCTTACCTCCTCGTACATGTACCTGTTTATACCGGATAGTGCTGCTCATTACATGGAAAAGTCCCTAACCTTATATAAAAAACTGTTGCCGCCAAACGATCCCAAAACCCTTTATGCACGCCTTCACCTCGGCACCGTCCGCGAAGCACAACACCGCCATCCGGAAGCCATTGCCTTGTACCAACAAACAGAAGTTGGATACCAATCACTGTCCAACCCTCCCCAAAAAGACATTGCAAACTTATATAATTCATGGGGATATGCCTTGCTCACCAATCGCCAATATGATGCTGCTGAACCCATTCTGGCCAAAGCCCTTTCCGCCGCAATCAGGCACAACAATGGCCATCACGAAATCACCCCCATGATCTTAGGCTCTCATGGACTGATGTATGCAGGACAACGCAAATTACGCCCCGCCGCCGATATGTATGCCCGCGTTGTAGAAACCCGCGCCGGATTGCTGGGCTGGCATAACAAAAGAATCGTTCTAAGCCTTCATTACCTCGGAAATTTTCAATTGGCGGCGGGCATGGACCGTGAAGCGCTAAAAACTTATCAAAAAATTGCCGAAATTCAACAAAACCTTGCCACTTTCACAGCCGAAGAAAAGGGATTGAATGCTTTTTACCAGGCCCTTTTGTACTACCGTCTATCCGAATTTGCACCCGCAAAACAGGCATTTTCCGAGGCAAAATCCCTGCTCGTAGCACAAATAACACCATCCACCGACCTCAAACGACGCCTCCAACATATCCGTTTGTTGTTTCTTCGCACCCTCTTTGAGGCGCCAAACGTTTTTCCTATACTCGAAAATGAACTCTACTTACTGAATGCTACCTATCTCAATGCCCCCGAAGCGTTGGAAGCCAAGGGCCTGCTCGCCGACCTATACCTGCAAAAAGGGGACTTAGAACGTGCTGAAGAAACCCTTTTATCTGCACACGAAGCCTTAGAACAACTACCGGGAATGAACCTCCGCTTTCAAATTCAAATCTGGTCTCGCCTACACCGCTTATATATACGTTGGGGGAAACTTGACCTGGCCAAAAAATGGCGCGTTTCCTAA
- the aceA gene encoding isocitrate lyase, whose translation MEIQHYMQTDWANSPRWAGITRPYTVQDVLRLRGNFRIEHTIARLGAERLWNLLHTEDFVNALGALTGNQAMQQVRAGLKAIYLSGWQVAADANLAGDMYPDQSLYPANSVPAVVKRINNTLLRADQVISAEGGTSDIHWLAPIVADAEAGFGGVLNAYELMKAMIEAGAAGVHFEDQLSSEKKCGHLGGKVLVPTNEAIKKLVAARLAADVCDVPTLLVARTDADAATLLTSDIDERDRPFCTGERTTEGFFCIKNGIPTAIARGLAYAPYADLIWCETSKPDLAEAKTFAEGIHKEFPGKMLAYNCSPSFNWSKNLDATTIAKFQRELGAMGYKFQFITLAGFHALNYGMFDLAYGYARNQMSAFVALQNKEFAAAERGFTAVKHQREVGTGFFDEVTNIVSGGTASTTALAGSTETEQFH comes from the coding sequence ATGGAAATCCAACATTACATGCAGACTGATTGGGCCAACAGTCCACGTTGGGCGGGCATTACACGTCCATACACCGTTCAGGATGTTTTGAGGCTACGCGGAAACTTTAGAATTGAACATACCATTGCCCGATTGGGTGCAGAACGGCTTTGGAACCTGCTGCATACCGAGGACTTTGTGAATGCACTTGGTGCATTGACCGGAAATCAGGCGATGCAACAAGTACGTGCAGGGCTAAAGGCCATCTACCTTTCCGGATGGCAAGTGGCCGCAGATGCCAACCTTGCAGGAGACATGTATCCGGACCAAAGTTTGTATCCTGCCAACAGTGTTCCAGCAGTTGTTAAGCGTATCAATAATACGCTTTTGCGTGCAGATCAAGTTATCAGCGCCGAAGGCGGGACAAGTGATATTCATTGGCTTGCCCCCATCGTTGCCGATGCCGAAGCCGGTTTTGGTGGTGTGCTCAATGCTTACGAACTGATGAAGGCCATGATCGAGGCCGGCGCTGCGGGTGTTCACTTTGAAGACCAACTTTCTTCCGAGAAAAAATGTGGGCATTTGGGGGGGAAAGTGCTGGTTCCTACCAATGAAGCCATCAAAAAATTGGTCGCGGCCCGTTTGGCTGCTGATGTCTGTGATGTACCAACCTTGTTAGTCGCCCGGACGGATGCCGATGCCGCAACCCTGCTGACAAGCGATATTGACGAGCGTGACCGTCCATTCTGTACTGGAGAACGGACGACCGAAGGCTTTTTCTGTATCAAAAATGGGATTCCAACGGCCATTGCACGTGGTTTGGCCTATGCACCCTATGCAGATTTAATTTGGTGTGAGACCTCTAAGCCCGACTTAGCAGAGGCAAAGACGTTTGCAGAAGGCATTCATAAAGAGTTTCCGGGCAAGATGTTGGCGTATAATTGCTCGCCCTCTTTCAACTGGAGCAAGAACTTAGATGCCACTACCATCGCCAAATTTCAACGCGAGTTGGGTGCAATGGGCTATAAATTCCAGTTTATCACCCTCGCAGGTTTCCATGCGCTGAACTATGGTATGTTCGATCTGGCCTATGGCTATGCACGCAACCAAATGTCGGCATTTGTGGCGTTGCAAAACAAAGAATTTGCTGCTGCGGAACGGGGTTTTACGGCGGTGAAGCACCAACGGGAAGTGGGCACTGGTTTCTTCGACGAAGTGACGAATATCGTGTCCGGGGGAACGGCCTCCACAACCGCATTGGCTGGATCTACCGAGACAGAACAATTCCATTAA
- a CDS encoding sterol desaturase family protein, translated as MSLLLWTIAGFCLMELAAYVLHRWVFHGWLWRIHRTHHETSQGVFEANDVFSVGFAAVSIAMMAYGWRPEVPDYWLGLGIGIAIYGMLYFIIHDLFTHKRFWPFKSDNKALQTIRRAHQRHHQTTEKEGYEPYGLFLFPYKQFWTPFRRRGLSPKNKTNT; from the coding sequence ATGTCACTTTTACTTTGGACTATCGCCGGATTCTGTTTAATGGAATTAGCAGCCTATGTTTTGCATCGCTGGGTGTTTCATGGATGGCTTTGGCGGATTCATCGCACACATCATGAAACATCGCAGGGTGTTTTTGAAGCCAATGATGTGTTTTCGGTAGGTTTTGCAGCCGTTTCCATTGCGATGATGGCCTATGGATGGCGTCCAGAAGTGCCTGATTATTGGCTGGGTCTGGGTATTGGCATTGCCATTTATGGAATGTTGTATTTTATCATTCACGACTTGTTTACGCACAAGCGATTTTGGCCCTTTAAGTCCGATAACAAAGCCTTACAAACAATTCGCCGAGCACATCAGCGGCACCACCAAACCACTGAAAAAGAGGGCTACGAACCCTATGGCTTGTTTTTATTTCCCTATAAACAATTTTGGACGCCCTTCCGACGAAGGGGTCTCTCGCCCAAAAACAAAACTAATACCTAA
- a CDS encoding segregation/condensation protein A: MDYRIQLTEFEGPLDLLLYFIRRDEIDVFDIPIAHITQEFLQYVQALKLVNLDVAGEFVYMAALLISIKTKMLLPRQEMDEEGEPLDPRRELVERLLAYIRFKEGAAHLETAYEARKDQFVRGMAGMVQEYVEPTEAIEYRVSIFGLISALQRVLRQVQEAPPVHAIAAEAYSIEDQESFLLERMQRSGRLSFVDTCVGKSKSFIITTFLAILEMARKRIIWIIERTTESDFFIEPFQEESYVASGLEPDMADATSKKQKKQFDKTGIIRPDPEG, from the coding sequence ATGGACTACCGTATCCAACTTACGGAATTTGAAGGTCCGTTAGACTTGTTACTGTATTTTATCCGGCGCGACGAAATAGATGTTTTTGATATTCCGATCGCTCATATCACCCAAGAATTCCTACAATATGTCCAAGCCCTGAAATTGGTCAACTTAGATGTGGCTGGGGAATTTGTGTATATGGCGGCTTTGTTGATTAGTATCAAGACAAAGATGTTGCTGCCGAGACAAGAAATGGACGAAGAAGGCGAACCTCTAGACCCCCGGCGTGAATTGGTGGAGCGCCTGCTGGCTTATATCCGTTTTAAGGAGGGGGCGGCACATTTGGAAACGGCATACGAAGCCCGTAAAGACCAGTTTGTACGGGGAATGGCTGGAATGGTACAAGAATATGTGGAACCAACCGAAGCCATAGAGTATCGGGTTTCTATTTTTGGCCTCATCTCGGCACTTCAACGGGTCTTGCGCCAGGTTCAGGAAGCCCCGCCTGTACATGCTATTGCGGCAGAAGCCTATTCAATCGAAGACCAAGAATCGTTTTTGCTGGAAAGAATGCAAAGATCAGGACGGTTGAGTTTTGTGGACACATGCGTTGGAAAAAGCAAATCTTTTATTATTACTACTTTTTTGGCCATTTTGGAGATGGCCCGGAAGCGCATAATCTGGATTATTGAACGTACAACCGAGTCCGATTTTTTTATAGAGCCGTTTCAAGAAGAATCGTATGTCGCATCGGGGCTTGAACCCGACATGGCGGATGCTACCAGCAAAAAACAAAAAAAGCAGTTCGATAAAACAGGAATCATACGCCCTGATCCAGAAGGATGA